The segment GGGCAACAATGGACATGACATTAAGGAGAGAGAGCGCCCGAGTCGTGGGTGACTCGGGCGCTCTCTCTCCTTAATATCACGTCCATtgattatacttagtataggtacttctgatcaaaagtctttcacTTTTATAGTTACACAAGATAATTTAAAGttcgtacggaaccctcggtgcgcgagtaaaacgaactcgcacttgtccggttttttttaccaTGAAGTACATCGCCTCGCTCGCGGTGTTCCACCTTTAGGGCGATACTTGAACGCCTTGCAGGTAGGCAGTAGATAGGTATTAGGTATTAAATCTGGCGACGTTATCAATGAATTATAAGAGGAATATGAGGTACCTCGTAGTAGTAGTAATGTGAAATCTCATCAAACGAGGTGTTCTTGTAATTGAGGGTGAACATGAACAGATCTGTCAGCTTCCAGTGGAATCTGATGGTGTCTTCGATGAGCCGTTCTGCTGTGATGGCCAGGGGAGCTCGGAGGCCGGTGACGTTCAACTTTGTTTTACCGGCGAAGAGTTCACGGCAGCCTAGAGATTGAAAAGCATTAATCAAAACCTGCTTTAATTTTGTGTCAAGCAGAAATGTCTGTGCATGATACGttcttgttgttgttatttCTTGGTAGCTCAGAGGCAAAGCACTGGGGTAGCGATCcagtggtcgtgggttcaaattcTAACCtagacagtgaatttttcaactttttattaGTTTCAAAAACACTCCCCGCGCCTTGTTGTCCGATGATGGAATGGGGAAGGGTCGTGCGGTTTCTGTGCGCACTCCCCGGAATGTATCCGATAAAACACCGATAGGCAAGCGacttgacaaaaaataatattaaaaagcaTTGACTTCATGAAAAATTTATAGGTTAGGTCGTATGGTCAAACTGCACAATAATGGCTATTTTCATTACTGTTTTGTACGAATTTTCAGTTTAGATTATAATATGAGAAGTGACCAATATTTTCCCCAATGGAAACTCAGTAATTTTGGAGCCTTACGACTAATTAGtactcaaaataaaataaaaggtgaaCATTACGAGCAAGTCCCTTCAACGTTTGCCGTTCCCCTAACTGCTCCTTAGCCCTGTTCATGACGGACACCACGGTGTCCAGAGCCACCTCTTCTATAGGCTGGAGCTCTGGATAAGGTTGCGACTTGAAATCCATCGTTGAAAATAAACTGCAAATAGATATaagataaatgataaataaacacTCGGATAATGTCAATGTCCGAGTGACAGGTTTATCTTTTCCTGAGATAAGTTGGAACTCCTTGGtaaagaaaatatttcaaaataggTATTGTTACTTATTGATCATTATCAAGCAAAGCTATAAGCAATATAAATGGACAAATCCACCTAAGGTACAAGATACTAGATTACCTTGGTCCGCGCGtcttaataaatatgtactgtATATCACAACTATCATTGCCATTTCTTTTGGGTGTACAAATTTATTATATCTTGTGTATTAtttgtgataaaaaatatatttagttgaGTATTAATGTCCCTCTTTTGTTTCGCAGTTTATCTGGGGTCGGGTCTTCCCGTACATTTGCGCCAAAGAATTCTATTTCGGGTTGTCTGTGGGTTTAATGTTCTGGTTCTGGATCTCACTTTGCACGTTAGACCACCATGTAGAAGGTGGCCTGGCTTGTCCCTTCGGCTGTTCTGGGAGTTGTCCCTTTGGCTGTTCTGGGAGATTGAG is part of the Cydia pomonella isolate Wapato2018A chromosome 18, ilCydPomo1, whole genome shotgun sequence genome and harbors:
- the LOC133527771 gene encoding uncharacterized protein LOC133527771 encodes the protein MDFKSQPYPELQPIEEVALDTVVSVMNRAKEQLGERQTLKGLARCRELFAGKTKLNVTGLRAPLAITAERLIEDTIRFHWKLTDLFMFTLNYKNTSFDEISHYYYYEAIFSQPTAKYPIPQATATVYFRIQEQYTHPPKNAPVPVIQFSLEGQRTSHDIRYVTLMPEWLLAIIKMKITLFKRIEEYNIF